In Zunongwangia profunda SM-A87, the following proteins share a genomic window:
- a CDS encoding sterol desaturase family protein, producing MITLLWILIFLATFIGMEGMAWFTHKYIMHGFLWSLHKDHHQKDHSSWWERNDLFFVFYAAVSIGCFLLWRYENVWFTLPIGLGILAYGIAYFSVHDIFIHQRFKIFRNANSTYAKGIRRAHKMHHKHIGKEDGENFGMLFVPFKYFKKSK from the coding sequence ATGATTACACTACTTTGGATCCTCATATTTTTAGCCACTTTTATTGGCATGGAAGGCATGGCCTGGTTTACCCACAAATATATTATGCATGGCTTTTTATGGAGTTTGCATAAAGACCATCATCAAAAAGATCACAGCAGCTGGTGGGAGCGCAACGATCTTTTTTTTGTATTCTACGCTGCCGTAAGTATTGGCTGCTTCCTTTTATGGCGCTATGAAAATGTTTGGTTCACCTTGCCCATTGGTCTGGGAATCTTAGCTTATGGTATCGCTTATTTTAGTGTTCATGATATTTTTATTCATCAACGCTTTAAAATCTTTAGAAACGCCAACAGTACATACGCGAAAGGAATTAGAAGAGCACATAAAATGCATCATAAACATATTGGTAAAGAAGACGGTGAAAACTTCGGGATGCTGTTTGTTCCTTTTAAATACTTCAAAAAATCTAAGTAA
- a CDS encoding MerR family transcriptional regulator, with protein sequence MELIKQNFSIKDLENLSGIKAHTIRMWEKRYNILTPERTDTNIRMYDSSSLQKILNIAFLNENGYKISRISKLSEEEITAMVHRITSSISDENRAINQFKMAMMNFDESLFDKTYKALLEKKTFKTIFNNIFLPLLNEVGMLWQTDTIKPIHEHYIVDLIKQKLYINIVEIKSSKKPIKDDLFILFLPENEIHDIGILYIQYLLLHSGYQTIFLGPSLPLSNMKFLLERYPNVRFLSYCTIAPVNMQDFINEFQEIICDGRQYELNLFGHKANMLKDSPLPENIKIYRDLNNFIKTI encoded by the coding sequence ATGGAATTAATTAAGCAAAACTTTAGCATTAAAGATCTCGAAAATCTTAGCGGTATTAAGGCTCACACGATAAGAATGTGGGAAAAGCGCTATAATATTTTAACACCGGAACGTACCGACACCAATATTAGAATGTACGACAGTTCCAGTCTGCAAAAAATATTGAACATCGCTTTTCTTAACGAGAATGGATATAAGATTTCACGGATTTCAAAACTAAGCGAAGAAGAAATTACCGCAATGGTTCATCGTATCACTTCCAGTATTAGTGACGAAAACAGGGCGATCAATCAGTTTAAGATGGCCATGATGAATTTTGACGAAAGTCTTTTCGACAAAACCTATAAAGCTTTACTCGAAAAAAAGACGTTTAAAACCATCTTTAACAATATCTTTCTTCCGCTTTTAAATGAGGTGGGAATGCTTTGGCAAACTGATACCATAAAACCTATTCACGAGCATTATATCGTAGATTTAATAAAGCAAAAACTTTATATAAATATTGTAGAGATAAAAAGCAGTAAAAAACCCATTAAAGATGATCTGTTTATTCTTTTTCTGCCAGAAAACGAAATTCATGATATCGGGATCTTATATATACAATACCTGCTGTTGCATTCCGGATATCAAACCATCTTTCTGGGGCCAAGTTTACCCCTTTCCAACATGAAATTTTTATTAGAACGTTATCCTAATGTGCGTTTTTTAAGTTACTGCACCATTGCACCTGTGAATATGCAGGATTTTATTAATGAATTTCAGGAAATTATTTGTGATGGCCGCCAGTATGAACTCAATTTATTTGGTCATAAAGCAAATATGCTCAAAGATTCCCCATTACCCGAAAATATTAAAATATACCGCGATTTAAATAATTTTATAAAGACCATCTAA
- a CDS encoding phytoene/squalene synthase family protein: MKSIFDVVSRTCSKEVTNAYSTSFSSATKMLAPSIRQDIYNIYGFVRFADEIVDSFHDYDKEKLFNDFETDLYKALADKISLNPILNAFQETVHKYNIDKELYVAFMKSMRLDLHKSDYLSIEEYKEYIYGSADVVGLMCLKVFVKGDQKKYDQLKESAMSLGSAFQKVNFLRDLKADFEDLNRSYFPNTNLDQLDEESKKRIIAEIEEDFRKGLNGIIHLPVEAKFGVYTAYIYYKKLLYKLKQTPSLEIKKKRIRVSDYQKAGLLAKSYISCRLNLI, translated from the coding sequence ATGAAATCTATTTTTGACGTTGTCTCGAGAACGTGCAGTAAAGAAGTTACCAATGCTTACAGTACTTCTTTTTCTTCTGCTACAAAAATGTTAGCTCCCAGCATAAGACAGGACATTTACAACATTTATGGTTTCGTACGCTTTGCAGATGAAATTGTAGACAGCTTTCACGATTATGATAAAGAGAAATTATTCAATGATTTTGAAACCGACCTATACAAAGCTTTAGCTGATAAAATTAGTCTAAACCCTATTCTTAATGCTTTCCAGGAAACCGTGCATAAATACAATATCGATAAAGAATTGTATGTCGCTTTTATGAAAAGTATGCGACTGGACCTTCATAAATCAGATTACCTAAGCATCGAAGAATATAAAGAATATATTTACGGAAGCGCAGATGTTGTTGGCCTTATGTGCCTAAAAGTATTTGTAAAGGGAGATCAAAAAAAGTACGACCAACTTAAAGAGTCGGCCATGAGCCTTGGATCGGCATTTCAAAAAGTGAATTTCTTAAGAGATCTAAAAGCCGATTTTGAGGATCTTAACCGAAGTTATTTTCCTAACACCAATCTTGATCAATTAGATGAAGAAAGTAAAAAAAGAATCATTGCTGAAATTGAAGAAGATTTTAGAAAAGGTTTAAACGGAATAATCCACTTGCCTGTTGAAGCCAAATTTGGCGTTTATACTGCCTATATTTATTACAAAAAATTACTTTACAAATTAAAACAAACCCCATCTTTAGAAATTAAGAAAAAGCGAATTAGGGTATCAGATTATCAAAAAGCAGGATTACTTGCAAAATCTTATATCTCATGCCGACTAAATCTTATATAA
- a CDS encoding lycopene cyclase family protein, whose protein sequence is MLGPVYFYAIVGGGLAGLQLALRLKEDVFFKGKKIAIIDPSFKITRDKTWCFWEKGHGRWDALITTQWQKGKFISNIADEHLDLTPYSYKMLASERFFEYALAEITTSEDFILIEDEISEIDPVTMKAIGKNNTYNATHFFDSRIPSEYYETQDYTRIYQHFKGYHIKSESPVFTPNQFTMMDFRLSYKNSTSFTYILPFSENEALIEYTFFTPYLTEETIYDEQLKKYISEYLKLDTYEILNKEKGIIPMTDFPFEKDNSAKITKIGTGGGWVKASTGYSFKHTEKKISKIIKNIKSGHKPSKDLFLRKYKFYDAIFLDVLARRNDKGEQIFSKFYQKNSVEEIFAYLDEETPFNEDLKIMFSLFDPEFIISFFRKFRL, encoded by the coding sequence ATGCTAGGCCCTGTATATTTTTATGCGATTGTTGGGGGTGGTCTGGCGGGACTTCAACTGGCCTTACGCTTAAAAGAGGATGTTTTCTTTAAAGGAAAGAAAATCGCCATTATAGATCCCTCATTTAAAATTACTAGAGACAAAACATGGTGTTTTTGGGAAAAAGGACATGGCCGATGGGATGCTTTGATTACTACACAATGGCAAAAAGGAAAATTCATTTCTAATATTGCTGATGAACATTTGGATCTGACGCCATATTCCTATAAAATGCTAGCTTCAGAACGCTTTTTTGAATACGCTCTCGCTGAAATTACTACTTCGGAAGACTTTATTTTAATTGAAGATGAAATTTCAGAAATCGATCCGGTAACCATGAAAGCGATAGGAAAAAACAACACCTATAACGCCACTCATTTTTTCGATAGCCGTATTCCTTCAGAGTATTACGAAACTCAGGATTACACCAGAATCTACCAACATTTTAAAGGTTATCATATAAAATCTGAATCCCCAGTTTTTACGCCCAATCAATTTACTATGATGGATTTTAGATTGAGCTATAAAAACAGTACAAGTTTCACTTACATCTTACCTTTTTCTGAAAATGAAGCGCTGATAGAATACACCTTTTTCACTCCGTATCTTACAGAAGAAACCATCTATGACGAGCAGCTGAAAAAATATATTTCAGAATACCTAAAATTAGATACCTACGAAATTTTAAATAAAGAAAAGGGAATTATCCCCATGACCGATTTTCCTTTTGAAAAAGATAATAGCGCTAAAATCACTAAAATCGGTACTGGTGGCGGATGGGTTAAAGCTTCTACAGGTTACTCATTTAAGCATACCGAAAAAAAGATTTCAAAAATCATCAAAAACATCAAATCTGGTCACAAACCATCAAAAGATCTTTTCCTAAGAAAATATAAATTTTACGATGCTATTTTTTTAGATGTCCTTGCCCGCAGAAATGACAAAGGAGAACAAATTTTCAGCAAATTTTACCAGAAAAATTCGGTTGAAGAAATATTCGCATATTTAGATGAAGAAACCCCTTTCAATGAAGATCTAAAGATTATGTTTAGTCTTTTTGACCCTGAGTTTATCATTTCTTTTTTTAGAAAATTTCGTCTTTAA
- a CDS encoding phytoene desaturase family protein, whose translation MKQKISIIGSGFASLAASCYLAKEGYDITIYEKNSEVGGRARQLKKEGFTFDIGPTWYWMPDVFERFFADFGKKPEDYYQLIKLNPAYRVYFEKGHYISIEDSLEKIYAAFEKEEPGSSKALKKFIKEARENYDIAIKDVVYRPGVSPLELVTPQTTARIGQFFSTISKKVRKEFNNQNLIKILEFPVLFLGAKPTNTPSFYSFMNYADFGLGTWHPKGGMYEVIRGIQSLAESLGVKIKTNNTVSNIKVENNTAKGLYVNDEFIATDIVLSGADYHHSEQLLPEEHRQYSEKYWESRTFAPSSLLFYVGFDKKLKDTVHHSLFFDTDFDVHAQNIYDNPKWPENPLFYASFPSVTDDNVAPEGKEAGIFLIPLAPDIEDTAELRAKYFEKIITRFETLTNQSVKNNVIFKESFCVNDFKEAYNSYKGNAYGLANTLLQTAFLRPKLKSKKVNNLFFAGQLTVPGPGVPPSLISGKLTAGLITKNKN comes from the coding sequence ATGAAGCAAAAAATAAGTATTATCGGCTCTGGGTTTGCTTCACTCGCGGCCTCGTGTTACCTGGCTAAAGAAGGTTATGATATCACGATCTATGAAAAAAACAGCGAGGTTGGCGGTAGAGCAAGACAGTTAAAAAAAGAGGGATTCACTTTTGATATTGGCCCTACCTGGTACTGGATGCCTGATGTTTTTGAACGCTTTTTTGCTGATTTTGGTAAAAAACCGGAGGATTATTACCAGTTGATCAAACTCAATCCTGCCTACAGGGTATATTTTGAAAAAGGTCATTATATAAGTATTGAAGATAGTCTTGAAAAAATTTATGCTGCTTTCGAAAAAGAAGAGCCTGGTAGTTCTAAAGCTTTAAAGAAATTTATTAAAGAAGCCCGGGAAAATTATGACATTGCTATAAAAGATGTGGTATACCGCCCCGGCGTTTCGCCACTGGAACTGGTTACCCCCCAAACCACAGCCAGGATCGGGCAGTTTTTTAGTACCATCTCCAAAAAGGTCAGGAAAGAATTTAATAATCAAAACCTCATCAAGATTCTTGAATTTCCGGTCTTGTTTTTAGGCGCTAAACCTACAAACACCCCTTCTTTTTACAGTTTTATGAATTATGCCGACTTTGGGTTGGGTACATGGCATCCAAAAGGAGGAATGTACGAAGTAATTCGTGGCATTCAATCTCTAGCCGAAAGTTTAGGCGTAAAGATTAAAACTAATAACACTGTTTCTAATATTAAAGTTGAAAATAATACTGCTAAGGGTTTATATGTTAATGATGAATTTATAGCCACCGATATCGTGCTGAGTGGTGCAGATTATCATCACAGCGAACAATTACTTCCTGAAGAGCACCGCCAATATTCTGAAAAATACTGGGAGAGCCGTACATTTGCTCCTTCCTCCCTACTTTTTTATGTGGGGTTTGATAAAAAATTAAAAGATACGGTACATCATAGTTTGTTTTTTGATACCGATTTTGATGTACATGCACAAAATATATACGATAATCCTAAATGGCCGGAAAACCCGCTTTTCTATGCCAGCTTTCCTTCGGTAACCGATGATAATGTAGCCCCGGAAGGAAAGGAAGCCGGAATTTTTTTAATTCCACTAGCCCCGGATATTGAAGATACGGCGGAATTAAGAGCTAAATATTTCGAGAAAATCATCACTAGATTTGAAACCCTCACCAATCAAAGTGTTAAGAATAATGTTATATTTAAAGAGTCTTTTTGTGTAAACGATTTTAAAGAAGCTTATAATTCGTATAAAGGAAACGCCTATGGGCTCGCGAATACCCTGCTGCAAACAGCTTTTCTAAGACCAAAGCTTAAAAGTAAAAAAGTAAACAACCTGTTTTTTGCAGGACAACTAACGGTACCGGGGCCGGGAGTTCCGCCATCATTGATCTCTGGAAAATTAACCGCCGGGCTAATCACAAAAAATAAAAATTAA